The following proteins are co-located in the Sporolactobacillus pectinivorans genome:
- a CDS encoding MerR family transcriptional regulator, whose product MTHDRQIDTLAGGELTDARHFTVGELAKLVGVSVRTLQYYDQNGLLPATFSEGGRRIYGRDAVFKLQQLLFLKGLGFSLKEIRSIIQQGDATDFKRIFTEQRDILFRKIENLQQIVGTLNTVIAETENGSSVSLEKLIVILELMREGNPYTFVVRYFKDDQLQQLMNRFTSSHQAGEFTDKANTLFQQLHQLYREHVDPAGAAGQAFAEAWWKMVTEFTGGSEELLQTLLASGEDVDNWPEEAEQVRGPIRDFLSAALDIYFKKNNIQTGSEADWND is encoded by the coding sequence ATGACGCATGATCGGCAAATTGACACATTGGCAGGAGGAGAATTGACGGATGCACGTCATTTTACAGTCGGCGAGCTGGCGAAGCTCGTTGGTGTCAGTGTCAGAACGTTGCAGTACTATGATCAAAATGGGCTGCTGCCAGCAACCTTCAGTGAAGGGGGTAGAAGAATATACGGACGCGATGCCGTTTTCAAACTGCAGCAGCTGCTTTTTCTGAAAGGGCTTGGCTTCTCGCTCAAGGAGATCCGCAGCATCATACAGCAAGGCGATGCGACGGATTTTAAGCGGATTTTCACCGAACAGCGTGACATTCTGTTCAGAAAGATTGAGAATCTGCAGCAAATTGTTGGTACATTGAATACGGTCATTGCTGAGACGGAAAACGGTAGTAGCGTCAGTCTTGAGAAGCTGATTGTTATTCTTGAACTCATGAGAGAAGGCAATCCTTATACATTTGTTGTTCGCTATTTTAAGGACGATCAATTGCAGCAGCTGATGAATCGTTTTACATCTTCGCATCAGGCAGGGGAATTTACTGATAAGGCCAACACGCTGTTTCAGCAGCTCCATCAACTTTATCGTGAGCACGTCGATCCCGCTGGAGCGGCAGGTCAGGCTTTTGCCGAAGCGTGGTGGAAGATGGTGACGGAGTTTACCGGCGGCAGTGAAGAGCTGCTGCAGACTTTGCTGGCCTCCGGTGAGGATGTTGACAACTGGCCGGAGGAAGCAGAACAGGTGCGCGGACCGATTCGCGATTTCCTGTCTGCTGCACTTGATATTTATTTTAAAAAGAACAATATTCAGACCGGATCGGAGGCAGATTGGAATGACTGA
- a CDS encoding GNAT family N-acetyltransferase, protein MEKDIIIREAVKEDASEMFSYLNKIGTESNFLTFRFVEELQLNIVKLEKSIESIYKRNNAINLVAELNGEIVGNLKFSGGTKVRVAHTGEFGITVLKNYGGRGIGTKLLSTFIEWSKSSRVIRKINLRVRTDNEKAIHLYKKFGFVKEGTIKRDFLIDGIFYDCFAMGLFIDQ, encoded by the coding sequence ATGGAAAAAGACATAATAATTAGAGAAGCAGTAAAAGAAGATGCTTCTGAAATGTTTTCATATCTGAATAAAATTGGAACTGAATCCAACTTTTTAACATTTCGATTTGTTGAAGAATTGCAGTTGAATATCGTAAAACTTGAAAAGAGTATCGAGTCAATTTATAAAAGAAATAACGCAATAAACTTGGTGGCTGAATTGAACGGGGAAATTGTTGGAAATCTTAAGTTTTCAGGAGGTACAAAAGTTAGGGTAGCTCATACAGGTGAATTTGGAATTACTGTTCTAAAAAATTATGGAGGAAGAGGAATTGGAACTAAATTATTATCTACATTCATAGAGTGGAGCAAAAGTTCAAGGGTCATAAGAAAAATTAACTTGAGAGTACGTACTGATAATGAGAAGGCAATTCATTTATATAAGAAATTTGGGTTTGTTAAAGAAGGAACAATAAAAAGAGATTTTTTAATTGACGGAATATTTTATGACTGTTTTGCAATGGGGCTGTTCATTGACCAATAA
- a CDS encoding DNA alkylation repair protein translates to MTYNDAFVEKIKHEKVSFKEIEKMSKLLVKNLSIDQCDEMAENLYSSSHYQVRELSVFTLGLISSQMEKALNYLKKNVSLDENWRVQEILAKAFDIYCHNQGYEKSLPIINSWLADENPNVRRAVTEGLRIWTNREYFKQNPEQAICLLSNLKYDESEYVRKSVGNALKDISKKHKELVISELSKWELNQKSINQVYKFATKYINNKG, encoded by the coding sequence GTGACCTACAATGATGCATTTGTTGAGAAAATCAAACACGAAAAAGTAAGCTTCAAGGAAATTGAAAAGATGTCGAAACTCTTAGTGAAAAATCTTTCAATTGATCAGTGCGATGAAATGGCTGAAAATCTTTATTCATCCTCTCATTACCAAGTAAGGGAATTATCCGTTTTTACTTTAGGTCTCATCTCATCCCAAATGGAAAAAGCACTAAATTATTTAAAGAAAAATGTAAGTCTTGATGAAAACTGGCGTGTTCAAGAAATTTTAGCAAAAGCGTTTGATATCTATTGTCATAATCAGGGTTACGAGAAGTCATTGCCGATTATAAATAGTTGGTTAGCTGATGAAAATCCAAATGTAAGAAGGGCCGTTACTGAAGGACTACGAATTTGGACGAACAGAGAATATTTTAAGCAAAATCCTGAGCAGGCAATTTGTTTATTATCAAATCTTAAATATGATGAAAGCGAATATGTCAGAAAATCAGTGGGAAATGCTCTGAAAGATATAAGTAAAAAACACAAAGAACTAGTGATTTCAGAGTTAAGCAAGTGGGAGCTGAACCAAAAATCTATTAATCAGGTCTATAAATTTGCCACAAAATATATCAACAACAAGGGATGA
- a CDS encoding AMP-binding protein, with amino-acid sequence MIYSSAEKFRKKPAFQIKIGNGSYRYVTYFQFKEGYRTLGTHFLNLGLLGKRIAVVGKNSYAWVLHYACAATVGVAVPIDCELSPEDMHHFIVSADCAAVCADKEILEQLRPMISSERLLLSLQDTLPPMPANDTRIDTVPIAEDEMSVLIFTSGTTGKPKGVCLSQKNICANIFSTSQIVKITSRDKTLSILPLCHTYECTLDCLLILSRGACIAYADSLNAIRRNIIEYRPTILVVVPALLQLLDKRIHAAILKSCPAKYQSKLKTSSISMALRDFPALIRMVIRRKVNKSLGGKIHTCIVGGADLSSAVVEDFLALGIRALQGYGLTESAPLLAGNNDFYFNAKSTGVAIPGVKLMIDSPNEAGVGEILAKGDNIMLGYYNDPVATADTFSNGYFRTGDLGCIDRDGALYIKGRMKNVIVTANGKNIYPEELEARLLEKETISEALILTGNDRNGGACVKAKIFPDIDCVAKIIGHLPAKEEIQAMVKSIVDEVNKKMPDYKHIRVFEVLEKGFEKTTTRKVRRCGMNLA; translated from the coding sequence ATGATTTACTCTAGTGCAGAGAAGTTCAGGAAAAAGCCTGCCTTTCAGATAAAGATTGGGAACGGGAGCTATCGGTATGTGACTTATTTTCAATTTAAAGAGGGGTACAGAACGCTAGGCACGCATTTTCTCAATCTTGGCTTGCTTGGTAAGCGAATCGCAGTCGTTGGAAAAAACAGCTATGCATGGGTGCTGCACTATGCTTGCGCCGCTACAGTCGGTGTGGCTGTTCCAATCGATTGCGAACTTTCACCGGAAGATATGCATCATTTCATTGTCAGTGCCGACTGCGCGGCGGTGTGCGCAGACAAAGAGATACTCGAACAACTAAGACCGATGATCAGCAGTGAACGATTGCTTTTGTCTTTGCAGGACACCCTGCCACCTATGCCTGCAAATGATACGCGAATTGACACCGTTCCAATTGCTGAAGATGAAATGAGTGTGCTGATTTTCACTTCAGGCACTACCGGGAAGCCAAAAGGTGTGTGCCTTTCTCAAAAAAATATTTGCGCGAATATTTTTTCGACCTCACAAATTGTAAAGATTACGTCACGCGACAAAACCCTCTCAATCCTGCCCCTTTGTCATACGTACGAGTGCACATTGGACTGTCTGCTTATTCTGTCACGCGGAGCATGTATTGCTTACGCAGACAGCCTGAATGCCATTCGCCGTAACATTATTGAATACAGGCCGACCATTCTCGTCGTAGTTCCCGCGCTGCTTCAGCTTTTAGACAAGCGGATTCATGCGGCTATCTTAAAGAGTTGTCCAGCAAAGTATCAATCAAAGCTCAAAACCTCTTCCATTTCAATGGCGCTTCGAGATTTTCCTGCGCTTATAAGAATGGTCATCCGTCGAAAAGTAAATAAATCGCTCGGGGGCAAAATTCATACGTGCATTGTCGGCGGGGCTGATCTCTCTTCTGCTGTGGTAGAGGACTTCCTGGCGCTTGGTATTCGGGCTTTGCAGGGCTATGGGCTCACTGAATCTGCCCCTCTGCTGGCGGGAAATAATGATTTTTATTTCAATGCCAAATCTACCGGCGTTGCTATTCCTGGCGTCAAATTGATGATAGACAGTCCAAATGAAGCCGGGGTCGGCGAAATTCTTGCCAAGGGCGATAACATCATGCTTGGTTACTATAACGATCCGGTGGCCACGGCCGACACTTTCAGCAACGGCTATTTCCGGACCGGTGATTTGGGATGCATCGATAGAGACGGGGCTTTGTATATCAAAGGGCGTATGAAGAATGTGATCGTAACAGCTAATGGCAAAAACATTTATCCCGAGGAATTGGAAGCGCGGCTCTTGGAAAAGGAAACGATCAGTGAAGCACTTATTCTTACCGGAAATGATCGCAATGGAGGTGCCTGCGTGAAGGCCAAAATATTCCCGGACATTGATTGTGTTGCCAAAATAATCGGTCATCTTCCTGCAAAAGAAGAAATACAAGCCATGGTAAAATCGATTGTTGATGAAGTGAACAAAAAAATGCCGGATTATAAACACATCCGTGTGTTTGAAGTTCTTGAAAAAGGATTTGAAAAAACAACGACACGGAAAGTCAGGCGATGTGGTATGAACCTCGCCTGA
- a CDS encoding ABC transporter substrate-binding protein → MKFKKEIVCILSFLLVILMLTGCSSAPGGTTGNKINKNVVNIGVTDSLTTINPLLIDATELSKYAIGFSFLPLIELDSKLNVVGQLANSITTKDNRTFTVKINKNAKWSDGQDITADDVIFSVLRLTDPKVGNVNIGGYAALKGFDENGNSPEGAKNIAGLKKVDNKTVAFITKSPLSLATFDNTIGRYLFTIPKHVLKNVSPDKLSKYSWFNKPTVISGPYRLINYDSNHYISYTANENYWKGAPKIKYLNLKVVPASQLYPGLKSGEIDFVQQTLGVFPQEDYKNVQKLSNVKTVLEQPLTNQLVLLNTKTISDVRIRKAIQLATNREQIVKSLLNGNGEVVDGFVTSYSPYFDSSIKPVKFDLDQAKKLVKEAHWDKSKQLTFLVDSGDSTFVQAANIIAADLKTIGINVNVQTQDLSNLLAKAAKHKFDLFAVQYTLSPIDPYPDVDWIVNSDGDWPQYKNSELAANLSKIQSAKSTEETKKLYSNIDKIVQNDVPLYSAYVLRSLGAYNKELKHAEPHIYGSFNNVEKWEK, encoded by the coding sequence ATGAAATTTAAAAAGGAAATAGTTTGTATTTTATCTTTTCTTTTAGTTATTTTAATGCTCACAGGATGCAGCAGTGCGCCCGGCGGGACGACTGGAAATAAGATTAATAAAAATGTTGTCAATATTGGCGTTACCGATTCATTGACAACGATCAATCCGTTGTTAATAGATGCTACTGAATTAAGCAAATACGCGATCGGGTTCAGTTTTCTGCCGTTAATTGAACTGGATAGCAAGCTGAATGTTGTCGGCCAGCTGGCGAACAGCATTACAACAAAAGATAATCGGACATTTACCGTCAAAATTAATAAAAATGCAAAGTGGTCGGATGGTCAGGATATCACAGCGGATGATGTGATTTTCTCTGTTCTGAGATTAACCGATCCCAAGGTCGGAAATGTAAATATTGGCGGATATGCTGCATTAAAAGGATTTGATGAAAATGGAAATTCTCCGGAAGGGGCGAAGAATATCGCAGGCCTGAAAAAGGTAGACAATAAAACAGTAGCGTTTATTACAAAGAGCCCGCTGTCGCTCGCAACCTTTGATAATACTATAGGGCGATATCTGTTTACAATTCCAAAGCACGTTCTAAAAAATGTGAGTCCTGATAAATTAAGCAAATACAGCTGGTTCAATAAACCGACCGTAATCAGCGGTCCTTACAGATTGATAAATTACGATTCGAATCATTATATCTCTTATACGGCAAACGAGAATTACTGGAAAGGCGCACCCAAAATTAAATATCTAAACCTAAAAGTTGTTCCGGCAAGCCAACTGTATCCTGGGCTTAAATCTGGAGAAATTGATTTTGTTCAACAAACATTGGGTGTCTTTCCACAAGAAGATTATAAAAACGTTCAAAAATTAAGCAATGTAAAAACAGTCTTAGAGCAGCCATTGACGAATCAGCTCGTTTTATTAAATACCAAAACAATTTCTGATGTGCGAATTAGAAAGGCCATTCAACTGGCTACAAATCGAGAACAGATCGTGAAAAGTTTACTGAATGGAAACGGTGAGGTAGTTGATGGCTTCGTTACGTCTTACAGCCCATACTTTGACTCATCGATCAAGCCGGTCAAGTTTGATTTGGATCAGGCAAAAAAACTGGTTAAAGAAGCACATTGGGACAAATCAAAACAATTGACTTTTCTTGTTGATTCCGGTGACAGTACTTTCGTCCAGGCAGCTAATATTATTGCAGCCGATCTGAAGACCATTGGTATTAATGTAAATGTACAGACTCAGGATCTTTCCAATCTTCTGGCCAAAGCTGCGAAGCATAAATTTGATTTGTTCGCCGTTCAATATACTTTATCTCCGATTGACCCTTATCCGGACGTCGATTGGATCGTCAATAGTGATGGAGACTGGCCGCAATATAAAAATAGTGAACTGGCCGCAAATCTTTCCAAGATTCAGTCAGCGAAAAGTACGGAAGAAACTAAAAAGCTGTACAGCAACATTGATAAAATTGTTCAAAATGATGTTCCTCTTTACTCGGCATATGTTTTACGCTCACTCGGCGCTTACAATAAAGAGCTTAAGCACGCTGAACCGCATATTTATGGTTCCTTCAACAATGTTGAAAAGTGGGAAAAATAG
- a CDS encoding ABC transporter ATP-binding protein, which translates to MDHLLEINHLDTTYTVHSEDRILVHDVSLHVDSGETLCLVGESGSGKSLTMLSVLGLLKNNGRITSGSIRFENQEIQNLTDRQLDKIRGSRISMIFQDALTSLNPVFTIRNQIEEIIDAHLKISGKERNEKMIDLLNKVGLSDQELILKKYPHELSGGQRQRVLIAIALACNPKVLIADEPTTALDVTIQAEIMNLLDRLKKKMNMALILITHDMGLVAQMADRVAVMYAGQIIEEAKVNDIFFCPKHPYTKALLQSIPDVGLSKSKKIEPIKGVVPENYYQIKGCRFAERCAFRQLTCTQNVQSLKKLQETSVRCQHAEQLPSGEQR; encoded by the coding sequence ATGGATCATTTGCTTGAGATAAACCATCTTGATACCACATATACGGTTCATTCAGAAGACCGGATTCTCGTCCATGATGTCAGTCTGCATGTAGACAGTGGAGAAACATTGTGCCTTGTGGGAGAATCCGGGTCTGGAAAGAGCCTGACTATGCTTTCTGTATTGGGATTATTAAAAAATAATGGCAGGATTACTTCCGGGTCGATAAGATTTGAGAATCAGGAAATACAAAATCTTACGGACCGTCAGCTGGATAAAATCCGCGGAAGCCGGATCAGCATGATTTTTCAAGATGCATTGACCAGCCTGAATCCTGTGTTTACAATCAGAAACCAAATTGAAGAGATCATTGATGCCCATCTTAAAATTTCTGGCAAAGAGAGAAATGAAAAAATGATTGACCTACTGAATAAAGTAGGTCTTTCTGATCAAGAGCTGATCTTGAAAAAATATCCGCATGAATTGTCTGGAGGACAAAGGCAAAGAGTGCTGATTGCCATTGCCCTGGCATGTAATCCCAAGGTCCTGATTGCAGACGAACCAACGACAGCACTGGATGTCACCATTCAGGCTGAAATAATGAATCTTCTCGATCGGCTTAAGAAAAAAATGAATATGGCCCTGATATTAATTACTCATGATATGGGTCTCGTGGCACAAATGGCGGATCGAGTGGCGGTGATGTATGCGGGGCAAATCATTGAAGAGGCAAAAGTGAATGACATTTTCTTCTGCCCCAAACATCCTTATACAAAAGCTCTGCTTCAGTCGATTCCAGATGTCGGGCTTTCAAAGTCTAAGAAGATTGAGCCAATAAAAGGAGTCGTTCCGGAAAATTATTATCAGATAAAGGGATGCCGCTTTGCCGAAAGATGTGCTTTTAGACAATTAACATGCACGCAGAATGTCCAGTCATTAAAAAAACTTCAGGAAACAAGTGTACGCTGCCAGCATGCTGAACAATTACCGAGTGGTGAACAGCGATGA
- a CDS encoding ATP-binding cassette domain-containing protein, translated as MNNHILLKINKLNKVYKVQSASFFTKAVVHAVNDVSFDIKQGEILGLVGESGSGKTTIGKQIVGLEKPTSGTIQFHGRDIMTFKPKDKKTNRVKIQMIFQDSYSSLNPRRNVFDILAKPILVNRITSKRDVAVYIDHLLDIVGLSRNSIDKYPHEFSGGQRQRIGIARALSLKPELLVCDEPVSALDVSIQAQILNLLKEIREELNISMLFIGHGLGAVSYVSDRIAVMTKGRIVEIAESVELFKHPVHPYTKILKEAIPIANPLIKSMKVEENDRCLWDPDDESPLQLIDLRTAHYVKSSILKGKGQ; from the coding sequence ATGAATAACCATATATTGTTGAAAATCAATAAGCTGAATAAGGTATATAAGGTTCAGTCCGCTTCGTTTTTTACTAAGGCTGTAGTACATGCTGTGAATGATGTGTCCTTTGATATCAAACAAGGGGAAATATTAGGATTAGTGGGCGAGTCAGGCAGCGGGAAGACGACAATTGGCAAACAAATTGTCGGATTGGAGAAACCTACATCAGGGACTATTCAGTTTCACGGCAGGGATATTATGACTTTCAAGCCGAAAGATAAAAAAACGAACAGAGTGAAGATCCAGATGATCTTTCAGGATTCTTACTCTTCTTTAAATCCCAGAAGAAATGTCTTTGATATACTGGCAAAACCAATTTTAGTTAACCGTATAACTTCAAAGCGCGATGTGGCTGTCTATATCGACCATCTGCTCGATATTGTCGGACTCTCCAGAAATTCAATAGACAAATATCCCCATGAGTTTTCGGGAGGACAGCGGCAGAGAATCGGTATTGCGCGCGCCTTGTCGCTTAAACCCGAACTATTGGTATGCGATGAACCTGTTTCCGCACTTGATGTTTCTATTCAGGCTCAGATACTGAATTTACTTAAAGAAATAAGAGAAGAGCTGAATATTTCAATGCTTTTTATTGGTCACGGGCTTGGGGCAGTGAGTTATGTAAGCGATCGAATCGCCGTGATGACCAAAGGCAGAATTGTCGAAATCGCTGAATCAGTTGAGCTATTTAAGCATCCCGTTCATCCGTATACAAAGATTTTAAAGGAAGCCATTCCTATTGCTAACCCCTTAATTAAATCGATGAAAGTGGAAGAAAACGATCGTTGTCTTTGGGACCCGGATGACGAATCACCGCTCCAGCTTATTGATCTGCGGACGGCTCATTATGTGAAATCTTCAATTCTGAAGGGAAAAGGGCAATGA
- a CDS encoding ABC transporter permease codes for MRKYVIKKILLAIPILIGITIIDYLFMSYAGNPLEMIHGPKVSQAALNAKEIEYGLNKPFYIQYFVWLNQVLHGNFGYSYKSYQPVSNLISSHVGPTLLLMGSALFISIAFSIPIAIYSATHQYSKKDYAIVTTSFVGTSIPSFFLALFLIYLFTVKLGLLPSSGMNEFDESASIGNVVSHMLLPVSVLVVATVGSNVRYIRSAMLEILQKDYLVTARAKGIGRFLVINKHAFKNALVPIITIIGMQIPSLFGGTVIIEQIFSWPGLGLLTMTAVLNEDYPVIMAVCLLTAVVVLITNLLTDILYAAVDPTITFK; via the coding sequence ATGAGAAAATATGTTATAAAAAAAATTCTATTAGCCATTCCGATTCTCATTGGTATTACGATTATTGATTATCTTTTTATGAGCTATGCGGGTAATCCGTTGGAAATGATACATGGGCCAAAGGTTTCTCAGGCAGCTCTGAATGCGAAGGAAATAGAATACGGATTGAATAAACCCTTTTATATCCAGTATTTCGTTTGGCTAAATCAAGTGCTCCATGGGAATTTCGGCTATTCATATAAAAGCTATCAGCCTGTTTCGAATTTAATATCCAGCCATGTTGGACCCACGCTGTTATTAATGGGAAGTGCTCTATTCATCAGCATTGCCTTCTCAATCCCGATTGCCATTTACAGCGCGACGCACCAATACTCAAAGAAAGATTATGCAATTGTCACGACCTCCTTTGTCGGAACAAGTATTCCAAGCTTCTTTTTAGCTTTATTTTTGATTTATCTCTTTACCGTTAAGCTGGGTTTGCTTCCCTCCAGTGGAATGAATGAGTTTGACGAAAGTGCAAGTATTGGAAACGTCGTCAGTCATATGCTATTGCCTGTCAGTGTATTAGTCGTGGCGACAGTCGGAAGCAACGTTCGCTATATTCGTTCCGCCATGCTGGAGATACTGCAAAAAGACTATCTAGTAACTGCCAGGGCGAAAGGTATTGGCAGGTTTCTGGTCATTAATAAGCACGCATTCAAAAACGCACTGGTCCCAATCATCACGATTATCGGTATGCAGATTCCTTCATTATTCGGCGGAACAGTCATTATTGAGCAGATCTTCTCCTGGCCTGGGTTGGGACTGTTGACCATGACTGCGGTTCTGAATGAAGATTACCCTGTCATTATGGCGGTCTGCCTGTTAACGGCTGTTGTGGTGCTCATAACAAATTTGCTGACTGATATTCTTTATGCTGCGGTCGATCCGACAATAACTTTCAAATAA